The proteins below come from a single Alnus glutinosa chromosome 9, dhAlnGlut1.1, whole genome shotgun sequence genomic window:
- the LOC133878110 gene encoding disease resistance protein RPV1-like yields the protein MAFQGASSASFSSFGRRWTYDVFLSFRSEDTHDSFTARLYNALCEEGIYTFMDEDDKLRGGEEISPAFLKAIKESRTSIVLLSENYASSTWCLGELMEILECRETKQQIVIPVFYKVDPSDVRHHRKSFGEALAKHEDRFMEDTVRSWKAALNKVANLSGWHLENGGKSEFKFINEIVRVVSRIVSCTYLNVPKYLVGIESHVQDINGLLHIGMNDVRMVGIFGVGGIGKTTIAKAIYNSIAYKFKDSCFLADVRETSMKECGLVQLQETLLSQILGNSSLKVGNVDRGINVIKERLCCKRVLLILDDVDQLVQLQTLSGEHNWFGLGSRIIITTRDEHLLIKHKVDLKYKMKEMNHSEALQLFSLHAFQSDKPPDDFVDLTEHALRYAGGLPLALKVLGSDLYGRDIHLWTNALERYKRIPEENILEKLKLSYDGLEESEKNTFLDIACFFKGYNAKYVTKILDSCGFFPDIGIIVLVEKSLITIDEDKLVMHDLLQDMGREIVRQESPEEPGKRSRLWFHKDVRYVLEKNMGTNKIEGILIELPERDLICLSPEAFMKMKLLRLFINRNAYFSRGPSYLSNELRLLDWAECPLQSLPSNFRGKKLVVFKIHNSPFKDLKHEFKNFQNMKIMAFTKCNSLTKMPDISTISNLEEFTLFECNGLVEVHDSLGFLDKLSYLSIRACSNLINLPRSLKLRSLEMLYLEGCSSLQKFPETVIQMESLRDITLNDSAIKELPSSIGLLTGLRQLYLNGCKNLMHLPSSILQLQHLEILSLANCTENVKLPTKVRDEIQSMPSNVFTQEYEISSLPSTDSSILNDGYSSIGLPALTNLDLENCCISKSNFLMTLNCTSTLEHLTLSRSDIVSLPACIKRFVGLTSLLLVDCKQLQEILELPPNIEKIDASGCVSLESFPEVSKKYQFNTSKLQALEWIDLSRCYKMHVNIGNQVANPSWYEGHVEDYVSGIIFPGNTIPDWFGYRNETSNSKSCEIDLNGHQHLDEIIGIVFCAVMGTTAIFPEDPIAYVDVNIIAGGVPTRNIGGRVLNFMGSDHVWLQYSVLESSELEGDNLRVKFYSRYDSVLFKSCGVHMIHKHEELHEDVNGHLDIPNHEEIENSVDFIDGVQVCKRRHDDEDHNLESNGYPQQKRHSSTFSCYTTCL from the exons ATGGCGTTCCAAGGAGCCTCTTCCGCATCCTTTTCTTCTTTCGGCCGTCGATGGACTTACGACGTATTTCTGAGCTTTAGAAGCGAAGATACCCACGACAGTTTTACTGCTCGTCTATACAACGCTTTGTGTGAAGAGGGAATCTATACCTTCATGGATGAGGATGACAAACTTAGAGGAGGAGAGGAAATTTCACCGGCATTTCTCAAAGCCATTAAAGAGTCAAGGACTTCAATCGTTCTACTCTCTGAAAACTATGCATCATCCACATGGTGCTTGGGTGAGCTGATGGAGATCCTTGAGTGTAGGGAAACAAAGCAACAAATTGTTATTCCGGTGTTTTACAAAGTAGATCCATCGGACGTACGGCATCACAGAAAGAGTTTTGGAGAAGCATTGGCTAAACATGAAGACAGGTTCATGGAAGATACTGTGCGGAGCTGGAAGGCAGCCCTGAATAAAGTGGCCAATTTGTCCGGGTGGCATTTGGAGAACGG TGGTAAGAGTgaatttaaatttatcaatGAAATTGTTCGAGTGGTTTCAAGAATAGTAAGTTGCACATACCTAAACGTTCCCAAATATTTAGTTGGAATAGAGTCTCATGTACAGGATATCAATGGGCTTTTACATATTGGGATGAATGACGTACGCATGGTAGGAATTTTCGGAGTTGGTGGAATTGGTAAGACAACTATTGCCAAAGCTATTTATAACTCGATTGCTtacaaatttaaagatagtTGTTTTCTTGCGGATGTTAGAGAAACTTCAATGAAGGAGTGCGGTTTAGTCCAATTGCAAGAGACACTACTTTCTCAAATCCTAGGCAACTCAAGTTTGAAGGTTGGCAATGTTGATCGAGGAATCAATGTCATAAAGGAAAGGCTTTGTTGTAAAAGGGTTCTTTTAATTCTAGATGATGTGGATCAGTTGGTCCAATTACAAACATTATCTGGAGAACACAATTGGTTTGGTTTAGGAAGTAGAATTATTATAACAACAAGAGATGAACACTTGTTAATTAAGCATAAAGTTGATCTCAaatacaaaatgaaagaaatgaatCACAGTGAAGCTCTTCAGCTCTTTAGTCTACATGCTTTCCAAAGTGACAAACCTCCTGATGATTTTGTCGACCTTACAGAACATGCACTACGTTATGCTGGGGGCCTCCCACTAGCTTTAAAAGTGCTAGGTTCAGATCTATATGGTAGAGATATACACCTTTGGACAAATGCATTGGAAAGGTACAAAAGAATTCCTGAGGAAAATATTCTagaaaaacttaaactaagttATGATGGATTGGAGGAAAGTGAGAAGAATACTTTCCTAGACATTGCATGTTTCTTCAAAGGGTATAATGCAAAATATGTCACTAAGATACTAGACAGTTGTGGTTTCTTTCCAGATATTGGTATTATAGTACTTGTGGAGAAGTCTCTCATAACTATTGATGAGGATAAATTGGTCATGCATGACTTATTGCAAGATATGGGTAGAGAAATTGTTCGACAAGAATCACCCGAAGAACCAGGCAAACGCAGTCGGTTGTGGTTTCATAAAGATGTTCGTTATGTACTAGAAAAAAATATG GGAACAAACAAAATTGAAGGCATATTGATAGAGTTGCCTGAAAGAGACTTGATATGCTTAAGTCCCGAAGCTTTCATGAAGATGAAATTGCTCAGACTGTTTATAAATCGTAATGCATACTTTTCTAGAGGGCCTAGTTATCTCTCTAATGAGTTAAGATTGCTTGATTGGGCTGAATGTCCTTTACAATCTTTGCCATCTAATTTTCGCGGAAAGAAACTCGTCGtttttaaaatacataataGCCCCTTTAAGGACCTGAAGCATGAATTCAAG aATTTCCAAAACATGAAGATCATGGCATTCACCAAGTGTAATTCCTTGACAAAAATGCCTGATATTTCAACGATCTCAAATTTAGAGGAGTTTACTCTTTTTGAATGTAACGGTTTAGTTGAGGTTCATGACTCTCTTGGATTCCTTGATAAGCTTTCCTATTTGTCAATTCGTGCATGCTCTAATCTTATCAATTTGCCAAGAAGCCTCAAGTTAAGATCTCTAGAAATGCTTTACCTTGAAGGTTGCTCAAGCCTTCAGAAATTTCCTGAAACTGTGATTCAAATGGAGTCCTTAAGAGACATTACATTAAACGACTCTGCTATAAAAGAACTGCCTTCATCCATTGGGTTATTGACAGGGCTTCGCCAATTATATCTGAACGGTTGCAAAAACCTTATGCATCTCCCAAGCAGCATTCTTCAATTGCAACATCTAGAGATTCTCTCTCTTGCAAATTGCACAGAAAATGTTAAGCTTCCAACAAAGGTGAGGGATGAAATACAATCCATGCCCTCAAATGTGTTCACACAGGAATATGAAATATCCTCATTGCCTTCAACGGATTCAAGCATTTTAAATGATGGTTACTCCTCAATAGGGCTTCCGGCACTGACAAATTTGGATCTTGAAAACTGTTGcatatcaaaatcaaatttccTTATGACACTTAACTGCACTTCCACTTTAGAACATTTAACTCTATCAAGGAGTGATATCGTCAGTCTTCCTGCATGCATCAAAAGATTTGTTGGATTGACGTCCCTTCTGTTAGTGGATTGCAAGCAACTTCAAGAAATACTAGAACTTCCaccaaatatagaaaaaatagatGCTAGTGGATGTGTTTCATTGGAAAGTTTTCCGGAAgtatcaaaaaaatatcaattcaaTACAAGCAAGTTACAAGCGTTAGAATGGATTGACTTGTCTAGATGCTACAAAATGCATGTGAATATAGGGAATCAAGTGGCAAATCCTTCATGGTATgag GGACATGTTGAAGACTACGTTAGTGGCATTATTTTTCCGGGAAATACGATTCCAGACTGGTTCGGCTATCGTAACGAGACTTCAAATAGTAAGTCATGTGAAATAGACCTTAATGGGCACCAGCATTTGGATGAGATCATAGGAATTGTTTTTTGTGCTGTCATGGGAACCACTGCGATCTTCCCAGAAGACCCCATTGCTTATGTTGATGTTAACATCATTGCTGGAGGTGTCCCAACTAGGAATATTGGAGGAAGAGTACTTAATTTCATGGGCTCAGATCATGTATGGCTGCAGTACTCCGTTCTAGAATCTTCTGAACTGGAGGGGGACAATCTGCGAGTTAAGTTTTATAGCCGTTATGATTCAGTGCTCTTTAAAAGTTGTGGAGTCCATATGATACACAAGCATGAAGAGCTACATGAGGATGTTAATGGCCATTTGGATATACCTAATCATgaagaaattgaaaattcaGTAGATTTTATAGATGGTGTTCAAGTTTGTAAGAGGCGTCATGATGATGAAGATCACAACTTGGAATCCAATGGGTACCCACAACAGAAGAGGCATTCCTCAACCTTCAGTTGTTATACCACATGCCTGTAA
- the LOC133878264 gene encoding uncharacterized protein LOC133878264, whose translation MPMDRVQPIPDQRTSPTVLSIECLKGSSKADEWTGDFLQTGDIVEELRIGRSGTRRTGSILRFTQPFKNGRSGVQKILNDAFKKKETSILIRVRRGGDKFAELQACIVPNDAAGKKQFVLRSIADPNYAVGFVDRTESECLELQASRSARMVNALSTTQLQDGYVAYPWERRMQECLSVPSSSSFLSILLLPKASDQVASRYNDLDDTLARANAWLNASQASGVPIVFMNIQTESLLTKISGETASSTVNAGSLSDLSSLTNTSLYGFEDYHGVDIGVVKAVRLWYAPLGGEFSIEIRLKESDTKLGFAISRTEEGFIFISSVIEGDANAPSTRAGLGNLYREASNASRLLVISRVGNQKVLPWMVSSTGAIRCFDTVSFSQKLSLHRHAKVPIFIHLFLWDRAVALPGGANRFRVAPPHAQALPPEVQLAPPPNENQIQPVPHEVPTESIVVGDGAEVRLERDTAGEVSFRFHDFSLSSNWVADLLGDHKDTGEDS comes from the exons ATGCCCATGGACCGAGTCCAGCCCATACCGGACCAGAGGACCTCACCAACGGTCCTCTCCATAGAGTGCCTCAAAGGCAGCTCCAAGGCCGACGAGTGGACCGGTGATTTCCTCCAGACTGGAGACATTGTCGAGGAGCTCAGGATCGGGCGTTCCGGTACTCGCAGGACCGGATCGATCCTCCGCTTCACGCAGCCGTTCAAGAACGGCCGGAGCGGCGTCCAGAAGATCCTCAACGACGCGTTCAAGAAGAAGGAGACCTCGATTCTCATCCGCGTTCGGAGAGGCGGGGACAAGTTCGCCGAGCTGCAggcgtgcatcgtgcccaacgacgCCGCTGGAAAGAAGCAGTTCGTCCTCCGGTCGATCGCAGATCCGAATTACGCCGTCGGTTTCGTTGATCGCACTGAGTCCGAGTGCTTGGAGCTCCAAG CTTCTAGGAGTGCCAGGATGGTAaatgcactatccacgactcagCTTCAAGATGGATATGTTGCGTATCCGTGGGAGAGAAGGATGCAGGAGTGTCTATCAGTTCCCTCTTCCAGCTCTTTTCTTTCTATACTTCTCCTTCCAAAAGCTTCAGATCAAGTAGCTTCTCGCTACAATGACTTGGATGACACTCTTGCTAGGGCAAATGCATGGCTTAATGCGTCTCAGGCCTCTGGAGTTCCTATAGTCTTTATGAACATCCAGACTGAGTCACTGCTTACCAAG ATCTCTGGAGAAACAGCATCTTCCACAGTAAATGCTGGGTCCTTATCCGATTTGTCTAGTCTTACAAATACAAGTCTATATGGTTTTGAGGATTACCATGGGGTTGACATTGGTGTTGTTAAAGCAGTTCGTCTCTGGTATGCTCCTCTTGGAGGAGAGTTTTCAATTGAAATCAGGCTAAAAGAAAGTGATACGAAGCTTGGGTTCGCTATTAGCCGCACAGAAGAG GGATTTATTTTCATCTCATCGGTTATTGAAGGTGATGCAAATGCGCCTTCGACCCGTGCAGGGTTGGGTAATTTGTACAGAGAGGCTTCAAATGCATCTAGGCTGCTGGTAATCTCAAGAGTTGGTAATCAGAAGGTCCTTCCATGGATGGTTTCCTCAACAGGAGCAATCCGATGCTTTGATACGGTTTCATTCAGCCAGAAGCTCTCATTGCACCGGCATGCCAAGGTTCCCATTTTCATTCATCTGTTTTTGTGGGACCGAGCAGTAGCTCTTCCTGGTGGGGCCAACCGATTTAGGGTGGCTCCCCCACATGCCCAGGCATTACCACCTGAAGTTCAATTGGCACCCCCTCCAAATGAGAATCAAATACAGCCTGTGCCGCATGAAGTTCCTACTGAGAGTATAGTCGTCGGTGATGGAGCAGAGGTAAGGCTTGAGCGGGACACGGCTGGGGAAGTCTCCTTTAGATTCCATGATTTTTCACTCTCAAGCAACTGG GTGGCAGACCTACTTGGGGATCACAAAGACACAGGAGAGGACTCCTAA